CGCCTCGAACAGCCTTACGACTGCGCCGGCAGTGCCAAGTGCGAGACCCTGGGCATCAGCCTGCTCGATGCGATCCGCTCGGACGACCCGACGGCCCTGATCGGCCTGCCGCTGATCGCCACCAGCGCGCTGTTGCGTGATGCGGGTGCCGACCCGCTTCGCTGGGCAGGAGCTGACCGTGGGTGCTGATCTGCCTTCCGGAGCCAAGAGTCCCGGGCGCCTCTATCTCGTGCCCAACACCCTGGATCTCGGCACGTTCGGGGACGCCGCCGTGCCCGACCTGCAGGAGGTGCTGCCGCTCGGTGCCCTGCGGGTTGCTGCCGGCCTGAGTCATTGGGTGGTTGAAAACGCCCGCAGCGCGCGCGCCCTGCTGAAGCGGATCAACGCCGTGGTGCCGCTGGCGCAGCCGCTGCAATCGCTGTCGATGACGGAGTTGCCGCGGCCCGTCAAGGGGGGCGGCAAGCCGGTGGACAAGACGCCGTGGCGTGAACTGCTGTCGCCCGCCTTGGCGGGACATGACATCGGCTTGCTGTCGGAGGCCGGGCTGCCGGCCGTGGCCGATCCGGGTGCCCGGCTGGTGCTCGAGGCGCACGCCTGCGGCGTGCCGGTCTGGCCGCTGTCCGGGCCGAGTTCGCTGATCCTGGCCGTCGCGGCCAGTGGCCTGAACGGCCAGAGCTTTGCGTTTGTCGGTTATCTGCCGACCGATTCGGCAACACGTGCCGTCAAGCTGCGCGAACTGGAAGCGCATTCGCGGCGCTTGCAACAGACGCAGCTGCTGATCGAGACGCCCTATCGCAATGCCGCTCTGCTGGATGGGCTGCTGGCAACGCTTGCGCCGCAGACCTGGCTCAACATCAGTTGCGGCCTGACGCTGGCTGGTGGCTTCAGCCAGACTCGGCGCATCGCGCAGTGGCGCGAGAGCGACACGCGTCTGCCGGCTGACCGGCCGGCGGTCTTCTCGTTTCTGGCTGGATGAGTGCCCTGGGCCGGCGTCGTGCCGGCCCGGTTCGATCAGGTCGGCAGCTTGCCGCCCAGCAGCGTCGCCACCTTGCGCTTGTGCTTGATGAACCGGCTCACGCCACTGCTGGGCACCGCCGGCGTGCTGTTGCCACGTTCCCACACCGGCGACGCGTCGGGGTCGGCCTGATAGGGGCGCTCGAAGAACGGATCGACGCTCGTGCGACTGGGCGGGCGGCTGTAACGTGGTGCAGGGGCATCCACCACGGCCACGTCATCGACGATCTCGCGACGGGGCGGCCGACGGGGGCGCTCGTCGTTGAGTTCGATCGCCTCGATCTCGATCTTCTTCTTGATCAGCTGCTCGATGTCGGAAACCAGCCGGTTGTCGTCATGCGACACCAGCGACACGGCCAGGCCCGATGCCCCGGCGCGGCCGGTGCGGCCGATCCGGTGGACATAGTCTTCCGCATTGAAGGGAATGTCGAAGTTGAAGACGGCGGGCAGGTCGGCGATGTCCAGGCCACGCGCGGCCACATCGGTGGCCACCAGCACGTCGACCTCGCCGCGCTTGAAGGCGTCGAGCGCCTTCAGGCGTTCGTCCTGCGACTTGTCGCCGTGCAGGGCCGATGTCCGCAGGCCGTCGCGCTCGAACGAACGAGCCAGGCGTGCGGCGCCGAGCTTGGAGTTGACGAAGACGATCGCCTGCGTGATCGAACGCTCGCGCAGGATGTGCAGCACGGTGCGGCGCTTGTCATCGTCGGTCACGCTGTAGAAGCGTTGCTCGACGTTGGTGGCCGTCGCGTTCGGGCGTGCCACTTCGACCAGCAGCGGGTCCTGCAGGTAGCTCTGCGCCAGCTTCTTGATCTCGGGCGAGAACGTGGCCGAGAACAGCAGCGTCTGGCGGGTCTTGGGCAGGTAGCTCAGGATGCGCTGCAGGTCGGGCAGGAAACCGATGTCGAGCATGCGGTCGGCTTCGTCGAGCACCACATATTCGACCTGGTTGAGCTGGCAGTTCTTGGCCTGGATGTGATCCAGCAGCCGCCCCGGCGTCGCGATCAGCACCTCGACGCCGCGCTTGAGCTCGGCCGTCTGGGGTGCCATGTCGATGCCGCCGAAGACGCAGGTCACTCTCAGCTGGCTGTGCCTGGCGTAGGTCTTGACGTTGTTGGCCACCTGGTCGGCCAGCTCGCGTGTGGGCGCCAGGACCAGGGCGCGTACCGGATGGCGCGCAGGCGATGCGCTGGCGTTTTCGTGCCGCAGCATCTTCTGCAGCAGCGGCAGCGAAAACGCGGCCGTCTTGCCGGTGCCGGTCTGGGCTGCGCCCATCACGTCTCGCCCGTCCAGGACGATCGGGATCGCCTTGGCCTGGATCGGCGTCATGGTCAGATATCCGGCGTCGACGATGGCGCGCAGGAGCTTGGGATCCAGCGGCAGAGAGTCGAAGCGGGCGGGGGCAGCTACCAGTTCGGCTGCGTCAGGGGTATCGGTCATCACCCGCGGATTATCCCGCGGACTTGAGAACAGCGGTTGAAGTGCCCTTGCGAACCAGCAGGCGGGGGGTCCTGAAGCGCACGATCGCGCGGTAGAGCGCCAGATAGCTCAGGCAGAAAAGCACGATGCAGATCTGCAGGGCGTGCGAATCGTTCCACCACAGCGTGGCAGGCACGGCAGCCAGCGAACACAGCGCCCAGAGGTAGGGCGACGTCATCGAGTTGCGGCGCAGCAGGGTGGACACGTCACGCTTGCCGACCGCCCAGCGCATCAGGCGGCGGTAGATCAGGCTGTGCAGGTGCGTGGCATCCGGCTGGCCCATCGGGTGACCGCGCACGATCTTGCGCCGGTACATCGTGAACACGGTTTCGAAGATCGGGTAGACACACAGCAGCAGCGGGAACATCGGCGAAACCGCGTCGTTGCGCTGAACCAACATGATGCTGAGCTCGGCCACCCAGAAGCCCATGAAGTAGGCGCCGCCATCGCCCAGGAAAACCAGGCCGAAGGGGTAGTTGAGCGCGAAGAACCCGAGCACGGCACCGAGTCCGATCAAGGCGCAGTTGAAGATCAGCGTGTCGCCGACCTGATGTGCCACGAACGCGAGCGCCGCCAGCATGATCGCCACGCACATCGACGCGAGTCCGTTGAAGCCGTCGATGATGTTGATCGAATTGGCCACGCCGGCCACTGCGAACAGTGTCAGCAGGACGGAGACGCCTGCAATCC
This portion of the Leptothrix cholodnii SP-6 genome encodes:
- a CDS encoding SAM-dependent methyltransferase yields the protein MGADLPSGAKSPGRLYLVPNTLDLGTFGDAAVPDLQEVLPLGALRVAAGLSHWVVENARSARALLKRINAVVPLAQPLQSLSMTELPRPVKGGGKPVDKTPWRELLSPALAGHDIGLLSEAGLPAVADPGARLVLEAHACGVPVWPLSGPSSLILAVAASGLNGQSFAFVGYLPTDSATRAVKLRELEAHSRRLQQTQLLIETPYRNAALLDGLLATLAPQTWLNISCGLTLAGGFSQTRRIAQWRESDTRLPADRPAVFSFLAG
- a CDS encoding MraY family glycosyltransferase, producing the protein MTLLFISFVAAFLATLVIVRSARSHARFSGDTDQSGPQKFHARVVPRIGGIGIACGVAAGMLYAMNLPGTDQYTKSVLCMAGFIAFSAGLIEDFTKRVTPRQRMLAMILAAAVALWLANAEIERTDIAGLDPLLGIAGVSVLLTLFAVAGVANSINIIDGFNGLASMCVAIMLAALAFVAHQVGDTLIFNCALIGLGAVLGFFALNYPFGLVFLGDGGAYFMGFWVAELSIMLVQRNDAVSPMFPLLLCVYPIFETVFTMYRRKIVRGHPMGQPDATHLHSLIYRRLMRWAVGKRDVSTLLRRNSMTSPYLWALCSLAAVPATLWWNDSHALQICIVLFCLSYLALYRAIVRFRTPRLLVRKGTSTAVLKSAG
- a CDS encoding DEAD/DEAH box helicase; this translates as MTDTPDAAELVAAPARFDSLPLDPKLLRAIVDAGYLTMTPIQAKAIPIVLDGRDVMGAAQTGTGKTAAFSLPLLQKMLRHENASASPARHPVRALVLAPTRELADQVANNVKTYARHSQLRVTCVFGGIDMAPQTAELKRGVEVLIATPGRLLDHIQAKNCQLNQVEYVVLDEADRMLDIGFLPDLQRILSYLPKTRQTLLFSATFSPEIKKLAQSYLQDPLLVEVARPNATATNVEQRFYSVTDDDKRRTVLHILRERSITQAIVFVNSKLGAARLARSFERDGLRTSALHGDKSQDERLKALDAFKRGEVDVLVATDVAARGLDIADLPAVFNFDIPFNAEDYVHRIGRTGRAGASGLAVSLVSHDDNRLVSDIEQLIKKKIEIEAIELNDERPRRPPRREIVDDVAVVDAPAPRYSRPPSRTSVDPFFERPYQADPDASPVWERGNSTPAVPSSGVSRFIKHKRKVATLLGGKLPT